The Musa acuminata AAA Group cultivar baxijiao chromosome BXJ2-5, Cavendish_Baxijiao_AAA, whole genome shotgun sequence genomic interval CCATCCTACATCCGATGGCAAAATTCAAGCGGCGTCCTTATATCCATGACACAACATGTGCAGACATGAAATTACAGTTTACTTGATTAAAAAAAGTATGCGTCCTTTTATTTTATGCAAGATAAAATTACAGTTTCCACGTGGTTGTTGAACATGGATGGGTGGATCACCCAACCACCCCAATTAATAATGGCGGTATCCCCGCATTAAAATATTTGGGACCCGTGATGCATGTGGCCGCCACGTGGTTGCTGCTCTCTTACTCTTCATCATCGTCACCACCGTTCATGCTAAAGCTTGAATGATCATTGAACACCGTCCGAGCTGTAACCTAATCGTACAAATGTGTTTATGTTGCAGCTTTTGTCGAACGTGGAGAGGCAACTATTGACTTGTCATCGTGAGTGATGGATATCGTGAGCGGTGATACATCTCACATAAATGGCGACACTGGGCGAGTCCAATCGAGCCGTAAAACGACATGCGACATTTAACAATATAAAGTGTCTGAAGATGTTTTCAAGGAGATGTGTGGGAATCAAATCAAATGTAAGATTATATGGATGCTTTTACCTTACCGTCGCTGTCTGGCGCGGAAGTGGCACAGGAGCCACCGGTGGTTCTGCAACATCACTCCAATTCGTTACTCGAATCTGCAAGACATCTTTGAAATGATTAATGGACAACATTAGACGAAATATTGAAGAAATAATCATAGCTTGAAGTTAAacgatattaaagaaataatatgcCCGTGACCATATGAAATTAGAATTTTAAGATCTGAAAAGCTCCTAAACTAATACAGTACCTGACTTGTTCAAATGAACAAACAGATTGTTGGTCATCAATAACAAATTCCATGAAATCGGCTGGAGTGATCTATGAAAACCAAAACGAAAATACAGCAGACAACAATTACTCTTTGAGACAAGGCTCCAACCTTTTGGAAGTTCATCATTGACGGATCAACATATACAGAACCACCAAAAAGAATTATAATCAAATCAAAACCAACCATGCAGTTGAACTCCTTGAGTGCTCATGCAATCGGCGAACAAGCTTTACGTATCAAGGGCACCTATGAAAAGCTTCTCAGAGTTGAATTTGCTCCATGCTTCCTGTTCATCTAAGAAAGAACAGATAGATGACAAATGCCAAAAATCATAATGAATTctgtcaagagtatcttttcctcCCATCGTTTTCTTGCAATTGCTCATGTCCAGAAATTTTAGAGGTGGAAAGTAACTACAACAAAATATGAAACTAGTAAAAGGCTACCAAGGATGCAAACTTAATTGCAAGAGTCCTGAGAcaccaacaatatatatatatatatatatatatatatatatatatatatatacacacacataaatatatatacatatatatatgtaaaaggaTGAAACTAGTAAAAGGCTAccaacatacatacatataaatataaataccaTACATACATACCATCATCAGATTCTTCtggtatataaatataaacaaatCATCTTAATATCAATTTGATAATTACAGAGTCTCTGTCTCGGACTTCTCTTTCAcccttcatctttattatttggcACACAACCAACGACTGCTCTCTCTTTCGAAGTTATGATCGCCGTTGGCTCGAATATTGATCAGGATTTTGATCCAAAGTATGTTTGGTATAAGGGCTAGCAACTTATaaaattctctctctctttttttttttttagtttcaaaAAGTTTTATTAACTTTTTGTGAGATCCAAATAACCACATCACTTGTTGTGAAATCCAATACTTGGTTGACCTTAATGTACAGACGGGTCCACACTTAATTGCTTTATCATTGTTCATATATTTAGTATATATAACATATGTGTGCTTATAATGGCATCACTCTTTTGCCTTCaactgttgcaatgaaaataattACTACATGTTCCATCAGGTGATGAACTTTTGTCAGACTCCTTTTCATACAAGGAAATTGAAAACGGAATGCTATGGGAAGTGGAGGGAAAGGTCAGTATTTAGCTATCATATCTCATCTATCAATCTCTTGTATATGATAACAatatttttgtgtttttttttttttttttttgttattgtagCACACACCTCACATGTCCCATAATACAGTATTGTCATTCATACTCTTCAAATTTCTCGACTTCTTGTGGCATTAATCCTgaaacttcttttctttttttttttctttgcttatTGAAAGTGGGTCATTAAAGGAGCTATAGATAGACGTAGATATCGGTGCTAATCCTTCTCAAGAAGGCGGCGAAGAAGATGAAGGATTTGATGATACTGCTGTCAAAGTGGTTGATATTGTTGACACCTTCAAGCTCCAGGTTATTATTATATCCAAGTCAACGTGTTTCAACCTATTAACCCGGGATTACATGTGAAGTTAAATtaacaaaatgctttctgtaataTCATGTAATCAACAGGAACAACCTTCTTTTGACCAGAAGCAATTTGTGACGTATATTAAGCGTTATATCAAGTTGTTGACACCTAAATTGGAATGGGAGAAGCAGGAGTTATTTTAGAAGCACATTGAGCAATCTACCAAGTTTTTGCTCTCGAAGCTCAGTGACCTACAATTGTAAGGATGACTTATTCATGAAACATTATTTGTCCTTGCCTTTTCCTCactgtttattttattttcaatattTCTATAGGGTTTGTGTTTGTTAGTCTTGAATCAAGTGATTTTGCATCCATGCCCTTTAATGACTTTGTTACTTCAACCTGCATAGTAGAGTAGCAATCCCTTTTCGCCTATATTTATATTGTGGTATCATCAATGCCTCAAATATTAGACTCACCTAATTAGCAATACCGTAATATTTTTGACAGATTTGTTGGTGAAAGCATGCATGATGATGGTAGTATGGTCTTTGCCTATTACAAGGAGGGTGCTGCTGATCCAACATTTCTGTACTTTGCCTAGGGTCTGAAGGAAGTGAAGTGCTGAGGATGACAACATCACAGACTTGAAGAAAATTATGATCTATTTGAACTAATCTGCATCCCAATGACCTTTAAGAGTTTTGTCCATGGTTgaaacttatttttatttttttcactgtATAGTATAAATGCCTGTTTGGGAGTTTctgggtgttttttttttttaatgagcaTTTAACTTAAATGAGAAGTGAATTTTTAGTTTTGCCTGCCAACCAGAGATGATGCTTGATTTAACATTGCGTGAACTTTTAGCACAGTATCTAGGATTTTGTTAACATCATCACTCCAGCAGCACAGTGAGATATAACCCGAGTGTGTGGAGTTCTACCTGTCTAAATGTACAAGTTTGAGCTTCTATTGAGGTACGTTAGatggctgcagcagcagcagcagcagcataacCATCCATGGTTAGTAACTCCTGTCTGATGGGGGAGATGACAGACTCTCCCAAACTACATGATTGGCTTCTAACATCACCAAAtctgaatgaagaaatagaaccACAAAAGTACAGTGATACGTGTGCAAGAAATAAATAGCCATCCCCAAAAATCCTTCGTGTAGGAAAATGTAATTATTTCCTTACAAGAAGCCATTCCAAGCaaaatgagaatgttgattgcaaaAGAAAGCAAATATTCCAAGCATTATTTGCAAATAATGCATTAAGCACACTAAACTAAAATTAATAGATCATCCAGACAACCGACACAGATGGTTCAGGCAGAAAAACAATCTGCACCCTGCAAATAGTGCTTATTACACTTTCAGAAATCAAGTCATGTCGTTGGAAGTTCTACTTTCAATCCATAGCTTAAGAATTTTTTGCTACAATGTGAAATGGGACAGCCAAACATGTGTTCAATCTCTGCAACGATTGAGATAAGTTAGTGCTTTGGCTTAGGCTTTTTCACTATCATCACGGTGCAATGTGCATGGTGTGCACAGTAATCACTCACGCTACCCAAGACAGTCCTGCAGGAAGTATAAATGCAGTACAGATTAGTAGAGTTAAGAAATTGAAAATGAACAATGAACGCAATCTTGTTCTCTCACTTTTGCATATATGATAAAAGAACTGGATTTGGTCTGTCAAATTTGCACTTTCTTGCATATGTAATGTTAGTATGGGTCCAAACACTCTTAGAAACTAAAACCCTTACAATTAGGTACAAACAAAATTTTCTCCCTTCAGTGTCCAAGTTTTCTAATTATATGATATCATTCGAGTCCGTTACAAGCTAAAGCATTGTTTAACAAATCATGgatgaacaacaaagaagaatctTTGCTATCGAGTACTTATAGATTAAACAAGAGGCTGGCCATTTGAGATCATAAGGACTTCAGTATGGTCCTTTGTCTCACTCATGTCTTCTTTGGCCAGAATAAACCTATGTTGGTCAGTTCTCGGTGATGCAAAGCCAGAATTGAACTTCCAACTTTCTCATACAAATCCAAACAAGTCGTCAACAATATCCCAACCAAGTTTTAATACCAAGCAATCAGTTTCCAGTGCTATCAAAAAGCAATGTGATGTTAGATAGTGTGACCTAAAAATCATTAATCGAAGTGATGTCTAAAATGAGCATCAGTGTGACAAGTGTGCAGTGAACTCTAGTCCACAATTTGCTATAGCCTCCTCCCCGAGTAATCTATGATCTCATTTCCCCACAAGGGACTAGACCCAAGCTTCACAACGTGTCTCCAAAACCTAATACAGTATAAAGTTCGATGTTGGTTTATCCAGACTAGGCTCTTCGCAACATGGGTCAAGATGATGTTAGTTCATCAATCACAGTGAGCTGTTTGACAGAAAAATGTATCGAGCATCTGACTGAGTTCTCAAACGATAAGTGTAGAAACTTGTTACCTTTTAATCGCTCCATATCCATGGCTTCCCACAACCAATATTTCTGCATGGTGTTTTTCCACAGCCTCGCAGAGAACATTTCTAGCATCTCCTTCGACCACTTCAAACTCAACGTCAGCCACCTGTACGTGAGAAAAAAATTCCATTAAACACAAGCATTCAATAGTAAACTGCTTCTGATGActacaaaaatataataatcttTTAGATCCTCTCAAGACTGTTGATATTCTCTGGTTGTCTGGATTACAACCCACAAAACCCTATCGGCACACTAGCTAAAGATCATCAATTTGCATTTGATAAACTTCTAATTATTTGCCACTCTACATCAGGTTGGGCCTTGTTGGACCAACAGAGAGAAAAGCACCATTAGATTATTTTAACACATCCAAAAGAATTATCTTCTTCCTAATGCCGAACTGACTATGCCCCAATATCTGCTAGCTACTTACTTGCATGATTCCCCAGTGAAGTAAGCAAGAACAATAAGAAAAATGGAATTATAATATGATGGAACAAGTTTTGATTAACCTGTTACAGAGTACATTCATATTGTATAGTAAAGCCCtgtaaataaaattatgcatttgTTATGCCATTTGATATGCAAATTACATTCAGAGGCTATTTCTTATGCGTCAAATGAAAATTAAGAACAATGGTTTGGACACCCACAAAAGAAATCCAAAAGAGGTATCCTACTCAGTGATGCAATAATCCAGGGATAATAACGTTATCGACGCTTAGATGTGAGATTGGCAACAGCAAAAGTTGGGATCATCAGGATTTTTCCTAGAAGAAGCAAAAGCAGTCACGATCGCCAAACCAGCAAACTTCAACAATGAAACAACCACAAATTCACCCAATACCACGCAAGGGCCAGTCACGATCGCCAAAATTAGCTAATCCTAACGAAGAATCGAGGACCACGAAGTTACCGAATGGGAAGTGCAGATCTCCTTGGCTTTCTCGATCACCCGCAACGATATCTTCCTCAGATCCGACTCCACAAACGGTAGCACGTCAGCGGCTCCTGTGGTCGACAACACAAAGATAAAAGTAGTCAAATCTTAGGTTTGGGGGGGAGTGGGGAGGAAAAACCCAGAGCCGGCGAAGGAAAATTCCGATACCGGGACCGGCGAGGCCGATGACGGAGGTGGGCGTGGGCTTGGCGCTCACGACGACGAGCTTAAACGGCGAACTGGAACCGGCAGCGGGGGAGAAGAAGTGGAGAAGGGTCCATTGGAGCGCGTAGAAGCTGTGCTCGCTATCGTCGATCCCCACCACCATCACCGACTTCCCCACCACCGACGCCgcagcctccgcctccgcctccgtagCCATTTTGCACTCTTCTCGAAGGGACCGAAACTAACAGAACAGTGCGATGGGATCAATAGAGCGAGAGTAGTAGGAAGCAAACACTTGCTGCCAACGCTACTATCATTTGATTCTACCCCAAACGTACCCGTTTCGTGGTCGACAACAGTTGGCGAGTCCTTCTTGGCCGGACCTGAGAGCTCACTGCTTTCACCAATAAGGAGGCAGGTGGGACGCCGGAAGCGCGtagataaaataattatatcattTATCATGGAGGACGGTAGAAGCGTAGAGAAGCGGTCGATCAAGCATCAATTAATGGAATCGATTGTAAGTGTGGGTGATCGCTTGCAGGATTCCCTCCAACTCTTGATTTGATTCTTCGATTTGCAAATCCAAATCACGACcgtccattgaaaaagggagaaaactaatggatggatggatggttgCGGCCCATCGACGAGCGGTCGCGATATGGTCGACGGCAAGATTGCGAGAATTGATGATGGGTGGGAGGGGATGCTTACACCATGTGGGCGGTCAAGGAAATGAAGAGCTCACGTGTGATTCTGATTCCTGGGATGATCCAAATCATTGTTAAGATTTATTAGTTTTACGGTATGGAAAAGATGTACATCATAAACTTGGGATCTGCTACGATGATTGGTGTAGGCATCCAACCATAAACCACCGAATTGAATCAAATCCACATCATTATTTTGTGTTGgaagggaggggaggggagggtggGGTGTAGTGAAAGGGGATCGAGGGGGCACTTGAGGAGGATGCACCGACCCCCCACACACTGCTACGATGGAGGGAGGATGCTTTGATTGGACTCTCAACAATTACTTACTGCGATACCAAAAAGCAGTGCTACTTttatttgatgtcaaaagctgTGCAATACATTATACAGCTTATCTGCTCACTCACTCCAGCGTTAGCAGATTGCACCAGAAAGTTTTTGAGTATGAGCACAAGTACTGAAAACAGTCTTCTGTATGCATGAGTACGTCGATGGATGCAATTTGCAATGTAATAAGTTAATGGATGCTCTACTTTCAATCTTCAGTTTCATTAGTTATATAGTAATGTGAGACTAATTATTTATTAGAGTAtgaggttaattatatattatcctcttATACTTAAACCTTATTAGCATCACGATTTCTGTACTTAAAAAAATTAGAtctctataattttaaaaataaaataaaataatatactgGATTGATACGAAAATgatgagtaaaaaaataatttcaatgtttCTTTCCCTTTCAACAACTTTACTAGCAAAACTATAATTTCAAAACTCTTTTCTCTCCTATCTTCTCTCTCCCTTCTCCCTTTTTCTTTCACACTTTtcccttctttctcttcctcaacCCCCAACTTCTCTTTCATCTGTCTCACACACAAACTGTTAACCACTTGCTACGTCTAAATTGGTGACGCTGTAAACTACAGACAGCAGATAAGATAACAAATTTACAGTGGcaaatgataaaataattttgGGAAGACTTCAGCAATCTGCATGTCTGGTACTTTGGTACACAATCAAATACCACAGATTTACAAAAAACACCATAGCAAAAACCCACTTTGCATTTCTATTGCCCGTAATTTTATTTCTAATGTTGAAACAAATGTCTTCACATATAAAAAGCCTCAGACTTTTTACAGATTTACACATGCCATGCCACAGCTGGACAACCAGCTTATCTGCCTCATTACAGGTAATAAGGAAGACAAGATCGCCAGGGCATAGTCCACCATGAGACTGAATAAAGAGCTCAACTACATCTTGCTCCGAGATCACACGTAATGACCAAAAATGTCTGTATACATCAAACTAAAGCCCCATAACAAAGGTTGCATGAGTTGCTAAACATGCCCTGTTACACCTGCACGGACTCTAAGCATCTCGGTGCGCTTACTTCTTTCCATCACATCCACTAACCAGTCGATAGCAAATTTGATTCCCGTTCTGCATAATACTAACATATTTAATATTGCAGATATCAAACAGAATGATGTGACTAAATACTTTTCTTATGAAGACTAAGCTTCACTCGTAAGAGAGCAGATATCTTTTGTTGATAAAACATAAAGGAAATGCAATGAAGGGTAGCCATCACCTATACAGTCATCACCTTGAGGTTGGACCATCCAGTGACGTCCATAATAAACTGAGCAATTTCCTATCAAACAGGCCATGATGTCTCAAAGCATTTTAGGATGTCAAGACCCATGGTTACTATAGTATGCAGTACTACTCCCCACATCTTTTGTCAGCAGAATAGAAAAATCCAACCATGTTCTGAGAAACTTAATTTTTTATAGATTTTCTCTAGTTAGAGAAAATCTAGAAATGCAAGAGGACAGTGGCACATCTTGACACCTGGCTCAAAAATTAAATTTTCACCTGTTAGATGCATAGGTTTGGTGGTATGAAGTGGAATTGCCATGTCCGGCCACTGTGAGGATGGGAAAGTGG includes:
- the LOC135611936 gene encoding universal stress protein PHOS32-like → MATEAEAEAAASVVGKSVMVVGIDDSEHSFYALQWTLLHFFSPAAGSSSPFKLVVVSAKPTPTSVIGLAGPGAADVLPFVESDLRKISLRVIEKAKEICTSHSVADVEFEVVEGDARNVLCEAVEKHHAEILVVGSHGYGAIKRTVLGSVSDYCAHHAHCTVMIVKKPKPKH